The following is a genomic window from Patescibacteria group bacterium.
GCTGGCGTAGTGGAAGCTTGGAAAAATTCACCACTGCATAAAAAAAATATTTTAAGCCCTTACTATAAAGAAATCGGCATTTCGGCTATTCAAGGAAAATTTCAGGGCCAAGACACAACCATAGTCGTGCAAATATTCGGCGCGCCGCCGGTTGGTTCGGTCCAGCCTTTATCGCTGGATTCCGGGCTAAGCTCCGTTAACTCAAATATTAATTTTTTAGAAACAAATTTTAGCGATTACGAACTCGCGCGCGCGGAAAATTTACTAACCCACTCCATACTTAATCAAAAATTACTGCCGGCCTATGACAGTAAATTAATTTTACCGGCTGAAAATAATCCGGCCGCTAACGTGAACACATTTATTATACAGCTTAAATCTTACGCCTCGCTTAATAATTTTTTAATAATCTTTACTTCTTTAACTTTAATATATCTCTTAATTTCTTTATACTACTATTATTTTTTCAAAATTAATAAACTTACTGCCATATAATATGCTGCAAATTTTAATTGCGCCGCTGGCGGCCGCTTTAATCGCCCAGTTTGCGAAACTCTTCATAAAATCAAACAACTTAAAATTTGATTGGCAATCAATTTCCTCTTACTCCGGCATGCCGTCAAGCCACGCGGCCATGATTATCTCTTTAACTGCTAGCATCGGCCTTACGCAAGGCTTTAGCTCTCCCCTATTTTTCGTCTCTATAATTTTATGTTTTTTTATCATCCGCGACGCGCTAGGCCTTAGAAATTATGTCGGACAGCACGGACAAATTCTAAATAATTTAATCAGAGACTTAAACAATAATAAAATCATCACTAAAGAAAAATATCCTCTTCTGGTTGAAAAGATCGGCCATACGCCGGCGCAAATTATCGCCGGCGCGGCGCTAGGCTTTTTAATCAGCCTGATTATCTTTTATATTTTTTAATCCGCGATAACCGCTCTAATAAAAAAGCCGCCCGTTTCAAACAGGGCGGTTTTTTGTGCTCGCGGCCGGCCGAACTAATCCTAATAATTGTCCATGCCAACCTTGGCCGCCGATATAACAATAATACACCACTTATTATCTTTGATATTTATATATCCATACATCGCCAATATAATCGCATCCCGAGCATACTCCTCCGGCATAGCCTGCGCAATTTCCCCAAGACCAGACCGCTCTAAAAGATGGCCCATAATTTGTATGCGTAATGAATGTTGATGAAT
Proteins encoded in this region:
- a CDS encoding divergent PAP2 family protein, translated to MLQILIAPLAAALIAQFAKLFIKSNNLKFDWQSISSYSGMPSSHAAMIISLTASIGLTQGFSSPLFFVSIILCFFIIRDALGLRNYVGQHGQILNNLIRDLNNNKIITKEKYPLLVEKIGHTPAQIIAGAALGFLISLIIFYIF
- a CDS encoding CAP domain-containing protein — protein: MVKKISGRLAFAYGGGSKQSIRLKFKLSLLGMLVGIFLLPNSAYLSAITPEEIIALTNQERVEAGLNALTANQLLTQAAIAKGQAILESQTFKHNIADRKFSSWIRETGYNYSYVGENLAIDFVTSAGVVEAWKNSPLHKKNILSPYYKEIGISAIQGKFQGQDTTIVVQIFGAPPVGSVQPLSLDSGLSSVNSNINFLETNFSDYELARAENLLTHSILNQKLLPAYDSKLILPAENNPAANVNTFIIQLKSYASLNNFLIIFTSLTLIYLLISLYYYYFFKINKLTAI